Proteins encoded within one genomic window of Polaribacter sp. NJDZ03:
- a CDS encoding TfoX/Sxy family protein: MAYSEYLADRVSQFLNEKSVSFITKKMMGGLLFMVDDKMYVAVMKEEIMARINPNIYEASLEKEGCNKMNFTGKPMKGFVFLSEEAVDLEEDLNYWLQLALDFNPLAKASKKRKPSKK, translated from the coding sequence ATGGCTTATAGTGAATATTTAGCAGATAGAGTTTCTCAATTTTTAAATGAAAAAAGTGTTTCTTTTATTACTAAAAAGATGATGGGAGGTTTGTTATTTATGGTAGATGATAAAATGTATGTTGCTGTAATGAAAGAAGAAATTATGGCGCGTATTAATCCTAATATTTATGAAGCATCTTTAGAAAAAGAAGGTTGTAACAAAATGAATTTTACAGGAAAACCGATGAAAGGTTTTGTATTTCTCTCTGAAGAAGCAGTAGATTTAGAGGAAGATTTAAACTATTGGTTGCAATTGGCTTTAGATTTTAATCCGCTAGCAAAAGCGAGTAAAAAAAGAAAACCCTCTAAAAAATAA
- a CDS encoding DUF4136 domain-containing protein translates to MKKAQYFILLLLMSCSTSKVITDYDENTNFKEYKTYAFFDDIGAGLNEFDVDRAADALFEEMEEKGFKEVEVPDFYINFKSKTSAPKVTNTIAIGLGSGGRNGGLAVSGGIPIGGKKLDEEIMVEFVDAKTNELFWEGILISTIKEKRTPEKRVLYFKEVLHKILDSYPLK, encoded by the coding sequence ATGAAAAAAGCCCAATACTTCATATTACTTTTATTAATGAGTTGCTCAACCTCTAAAGTAATTACCGATTATGATGAGAACACCAACTTTAAGGAATACAAAACCTATGCTTTTTTTGATGATATTGGTGCTGGTTTAAATGAATTTGACGTGGATAGGGCAGCAGATGCACTATTTGAAGAAATGGAAGAAAAGGGTTTTAAAGAAGTAGAAGTTCCTGATTTTTATATCAACTTTAAGTCAAAAACATCTGCTCCTAAAGTTACAAATACCATTGCTATTGGTTTAGGAAGTGGAGGTAGAAACGGTGGTTTAGCTGTTTCTGGTGGAATACCAATTGGAGGAAAAAAACTAGATGAAGAAATAATGGTAGAATTTGTGGATGCCAAAACCAACGAACTTTTTTGGGAAGGAATTTTAATATCAACCATAAAAGAGAAAAGAACTCCAGAAAAAAGAGTGCTTTATTTTAAAGAAGTTCTCCATAAAATATTAGATAGTTATCCGCTAAAATAA
- a CDS encoding M28 family peptidase, with the protein MKKISLIYVLLFVFIFSCKESSKVVKTKRKVATIDSITVKKHLYILASDDMEGRNTGTPGIEKAAKYIENEFKKIGLSTYDTLKNYRQTFTFKDKSSKKEITTSNIIGILEGKSRKNEIVVISAHYDHLGIVKKEGQLDSIYNGANDDASGVTGVLALAAYFKAKGTNERTILFVAFTGEEMGLIGSTHFGKGIDASKFVAGINLEMIGKVPSFGPNTAWLTGFERSDFGKIIQKNLIGTGYQLFADPYKKFNLFFRSDNASLARLGVPSHTFSTTPIDVDKDYHQASDEAETLNMTVITETIKAVAKGTESIISGKDTPTRVVIEENK; encoded by the coding sequence ATGAAGAAAATTAGCTTAATTTATGTCCTTTTGTTTGTGTTTATTTTTTCTTGTAAAGAAAGCTCTAAAGTAGTTAAAACCAAGAGAAAGGTAGCAACAATAGATTCTATTACTGTAAAAAAACACCTTTACATATTAGCTTCGGATGATATGGAAGGTAGAAATACAGGTACCCCTGGAATTGAAAAAGCTGCGAAATACATAGAAAATGAATTTAAAAAAATAGGTTTGTCTACTTATGATACTTTAAAGAATTATAGACAAACGTTTACGTTTAAAGATAAAAGCTCTAAAAAGGAAATTACAACTAGTAATATTATCGGTATTTTAGAAGGGAAATCTAGAAAAAATGAAATTGTAGTTATTTCTGCACATTACGATCATTTAGGCATTGTAAAAAAAGAAGGACAATTAGATAGTATTTATAATGGTGCTAATGATGATGCTTCTGGCGTAACAGGAGTTTTGGCTTTGGCAGCATATTTTAAAGCGAAAGGAACTAATGAAAGAACGATTCTTTTTGTTGCTTTTACAGGTGAAGAAATGGGGTTAATTGGTTCTACTCATTTTGGTAAAGGAATTGATGCGAGTAAATTTGTTGCAGGTATTAATTTAGAAATGATTGGTAAGGTGCCAAGTTTTGGACCAAATACAGCTTGGTTAACGGGGTTTGAAAGATCTGATTTTGGAAAAATTATTCAGAAAAACTTAATAGGAACTGGTTATCAGTTATTTGCAGATCCGTATAAAAAGTTTAATTTGTTTTTTAGATCAGACAATGCTTCTTTGGCAAGATTAGGTGTGCCTTCGCATACTTTTTCTACAACACCAATAGATGTTGATAAAGATTATCATCAAGCTTCTGATGAAGCAGAGACTTTAAACATGACGGTAATTACAGAAACAATAAAGGCGGTTGCTAAAGGTACAGAGAGCATTATTAGCGGAAAAGATACCCCAACAAGAGTTGTAATTGAAGAAAATAAATAA
- the kdsA gene encoding 3-deoxy-8-phosphooctulonate synthase, giving the protein MDLSLIPNIKHVNSNNFFLLAGPCAIESEEMAMRIAEKVLTITDKLEIPYIFKGSFKKANRSRIDSFTGIGDEKALKILRKVSETFNVPTVTDIHEISDAIKAAEYVDVLQIPAFLVRQTDLVVAAAQTGKVVNLKKGQFMSPGAMKHAVQKVKDAGSEKAWITDRGTMFGYQDMIVDFRGIPEMRKFAPTILDVTHSLQQPNQVAGVTGGRPDMIETIARAGIVNNVDGLFIETHFDPANAKSDGANMLHLDNLEGLLTNLVAIRKTINNL; this is encoded by the coding sequence ATGGATTTATCTCTTATACCAAACATAAAACACGTAAACTCAAATAACTTTTTTTTACTTGCAGGTCCTTGTGCCATTGAAAGTGAAGAAATGGCCATGAGAATTGCAGAAAAAGTACTTACAATTACAGACAAATTAGAAATTCCTTATATTTTTAAAGGGAGTTTTAAAAAGGCAAATAGAAGTAGAATTGATAGTTTTACCGGGATTGGAGATGAAAAAGCATTGAAAATTTTACGTAAAGTTTCTGAAACTTTTAATGTGCCAACTGTTACAGATATTCATGAAATTTCAGATGCTATTAAAGCTGCAGAATATGTAGATGTGTTACAGATCCCTGCTTTTTTAGTGCGCCAAACAGATTTAGTAGTAGCTGCTGCACAAACGGGTAAGGTTGTCAACTTAAAAAAAGGACAATTTATGAGTCCTGGTGCTATGAAACATGCAGTACAGAAAGTAAAAGATGCAGGGTCTGAAAAAGCGTGGATTACCGATAGAGGTACTATGTTTGGCTACCAAGATATGATTGTAGATTTTAGAGGAATTCCAGAAATGCGAAAATTTGCACCTACAATTTTAGACGTTACGCATTCTCTACAACAACCTAACCAAGTAGCTGGTGTTACTGGAGGAAGACCAGACATGATTGAAACTATTGCGAGAGCCGGAATTGTAAATAACGTAGATGGTTTGTTTATAGAAACTCATTTTGACCCTGCAAACGCAAAGTCTGACGGAGCAAACATGTTACATTTAGATAACTTAGAAGGTTTGTTAACAAATTTAGTTGCTATTAGAAAAACGATAAATAATTTATAA
- a CDS encoding RNA polymerase sigma factor, which produces MNLTSYKKLSDDEIIKIICESNNSLVFGVLYDRYSQIIYNKCLGFTKEKDDAKDLTQEIFIKLFFKLKEYQSQSKFKAWLYVFVYNTCINYVNRDKHHNQLKSKAPIYELENFQEEEVSDSSVFELKVEALDKLLMQISPEDKTILLLKYQDELSINELSKLYGVGESAIKMRIKRAKEKLVKLKNLNE; this is translated from the coding sequence ATGAATCTAACGTCGTATAAAAAACTATCCGATGATGAAATTATTAAGATTATATGCGAATCTAATAATTCTTTAGTTTTTGGTGTTCTTTATGATCGGTATTCGCAAATCATTTACAATAAATGTTTAGGGTTTACAAAAGAGAAGGATGATGCCAAAGATTTAACACAAGAAATTTTTATCAAACTATTTTTTAAACTAAAAGAGTATCAATCACAATCTAAGTTTAAGGCGTGGTTGTATGTATTTGTATATAATACATGTATTAACTATGTGAATAGAGATAAACATCACAATCAGTTAAAGTCTAAAGCACCAATTTATGAATTAGAAAATTTTCAGGAGGAAGAAGTTAGTGATTCCAGTGTTTTTGAGTTAAAAGTAGAAGCGCTAGATAAGTTGCTAATGCAAATAAGTCCGGAAGATAAAACGATATTATTGTTAAAGTATCAAGATGAACTTAGCATTAACGAACTCTCTAAGTTATATGGTGTTGGAGAAAGTGCTATTAAAATGAGAATTAAGAGAGCAAAAGAAAAGTTAGTAAAATTAAAGAATCTAAACGAGTAA
- a CDS encoding mechanosensitive ion channel domain-containing protein has product MEKFNAWKEISINSFNNLFEVITELLPNIIGAIFILFIGWLANKVIAFFLKKVLKLIKIDDLSDRLNQKGVLGREIRNLDISKIILLFIKCTLFLITITLAFEILELQAISSVIGNLLLYLPKLFGAIVLFILGLYIANFIKSSLNKVFESFDIMGGNIICNFVFYIIVTIVTVAAINQAGVNTSIISNNLTVILFIVLTSIGLSLALGSKEVISQLMKAFYVRKKYNIGQKIKVKNHTGYIASIDGISLTLNTEPNKIVFPISEIVTNDIEVID; this is encoded by the coding sequence ATGGAGAAGTTTAATGCTTGGAAAGAAATATCAATAAATTCTTTTAATAATTTATTTGAGGTAATCACCGAATTATTGCCAAATATTATTGGTGCAATTTTTATCCTTTTTATAGGGTGGTTAGCAAATAAAGTAATCGCGTTCTTTTTAAAGAAAGTTTTAAAATTGATTAAAATTGATGATTTATCTGATAGACTTAATCAAAAAGGAGTTCTTGGTAGGGAAATTAGAAATTTAGACATTTCAAAAATAATACTACTTTTTATTAAGTGTACACTTTTCTTAATTACAATAACTTTAGCTTTTGAAATTTTAGAATTACAAGCAATCTCTTCTGTTATTGGTAATTTACTGTTATACCTACCAAAATTATTCGGTGCAATTGTATTGTTTATTTTAGGTTTATATATTGCTAATTTTATTAAAAGTTCTTTAAATAAAGTCTTTGAATCTTTTGATATTATGGGAGGTAATATTATTTGTAATTTTGTGTTTTATATAATAGTTACTATTGTTACTGTTGCTGCAATTAATCAAGCAGGTGTAAATACAAGTATTATATCTAACAACTTAACAGTTATTCTTTTTATAGTATTAACTTCTATTGGGTTGTCTCTTGCTTTGGGATCTAAGGAAGTAATTAGCCAATTAATGAAAGCCTTTTATGTAAGAAAGAAATATAATATTGGTCAAAAGATAAAAGTGAAGAATCATACTGGTTATATAGCGTCTATTGATGGTATTTCTCTTACGTTAAACACGGAACCAAATAAGATTGTTTTTCCTATTTCAGAAATTGTTACTAATGATATTGAAGTTATAGATTAA
- a CDS encoding OmpA family protein, whose amino-acid sequence MNSIKYISISFLLLGSLTMSYAQQNDADNSNKSMVIMSEDDILSLTKTLRLYKKAKTLQKNSKEQLIKGTDTIFTQQTESNFEFDYLKSRVAALENRLNNQNNSTERNNTSSSESSGLKNLKLEVNQLRQSLLQRQSNNGKSNVVYLPVIAPVNRNKEEANKVEEEKDSINSLVVQQQQDSLYEGVTVLNEQVKTDSINNLEALELEIQALKKEISLNKALPSTYEKLVEAYKNFKKELYFATNSKVLNENSLLVVKDLHAILEANVNLDIIINGFASNKGNAIYNENLSMQRTEAVKKALMLKGVHPTRILTQYHGIDYSAQSDSQARRVEVSFLVRK is encoded by the coding sequence ATGAATTCAATAAAATATATTAGTATTTCTTTTCTTCTATTAGGTTCTCTAACCATGAGTTATGCGCAACAAAACGATGCTGATAATTCTAATAAGAGTATGGTAATAATGAGTGAAGATGACATTCTATCTTTAACTAAAACTCTTAGGTTGTATAAAAAAGCAAAAACGCTACAAAAGAACTCTAAAGAACAATTAATTAAAGGAACAGATACTATTTTTACCCAACAAACAGAATCTAATTTTGAATTTGATTATTTAAAAAGTAGGGTAGCAGCGTTAGAAAATCGTTTAAATAATCAAAATAATAGTACAGAAAGAAATAATACTTCTAGTTCTGAATCTAGTGGGTTAAAAAACCTAAAATTAGAAGTTAATCAACTTAGACAATCGTTGTTGCAGCGACAATCTAATAATGGTAAATCTAATGTTGTTTACCTACCTGTTATTGCTCCTGTTAATAGAAATAAAGAAGAAGCTAATAAAGTAGAAGAAGAGAAAGATTCTATTAATTCTTTGGTTGTGCAACAACAACAAGATTCACTTTACGAAGGCGTAACTGTTTTAAATGAACAGGTTAAAACCGATTCTATCAATAATTTAGAAGCATTAGAATTAGAAATACAAGCGCTTAAAAAAGAGATTTCTCTAAATAAGGCACTACCTAGTACTTATGAAAAATTAGTTGAAGCCTATAAAAATTTTAAAAAAGAGCTTTATTTTGCAACGAATTCTAAAGTTTTAAATGAGAACTCATTACTTGTTGTGAAAGACTTGCATGCTATTTTAGAAGCAAATGTAAATCTAGATATAATAATAAATGGGTTTGCAAGTAATAAAGGAAATGCAATTTATAACGAAAACTTATCTATGCAACGTACAGAAGCAGTTAAAAAAGCGCTAATGTTAAAAGGTGTACATCCAACAAGAATATTAACACAATACCACGGAATCGATTATAGCGCACAAAGCGACTCACAAGCAAGAAGAGTTGAGGTTTCCTTTCTGGTAAGAAAATAA
- a CDS encoding DUF1801 domain-containing protein: MKPVEDYILKQPEPFKSILMHLQILIETSFPEVDLQFKWKMPFYYLDEKPFCYLNPSKKKGYVDVGFWVSAHLTKYNEHLISENRKVIKSLRYCSIDAINEEILLSVLQEAHQLKEKGFYKRK; the protein is encoded by the coding sequence ATGAAACCTGTAGAAGATTATATTTTAAAGCAACCAGAACCTTTCAAATCTATTTTAATGCATTTGCAGATTTTAATTGAAACTAGTTTTCCGGAAGTAGATTTACAATTTAAATGGAAAATGCCTTTTTATTATTTAGATGAAAAGCCATTTTGTTACTTAAATCCTTCTAAGAAAAAAGGATATGTAGATGTTGGTTTTTGGGTTTCTGCACATTTAACAAAATACAATGAACATTTAATTTCAGAAAATAGAAAGGTTATAAAATCCTTGCGTTATTGTTCTATTGATGCTATTAATGAAGAAATTTTATTATCCGTTTTACAAGAAGCGCATCAACTGAAAGAAAAAGGGTTTTATAAAAGAAAATAA